A genome region from Tolypothrix sp. PCC 7712 includes the following:
- a CDS encoding isochorismatase: MNTQSTTQLPIPPYYQPEKVGEVWRVPYQERAAQAEAWAKQHHVQPAALDKRRICLLLIDVQNTFCIPEFELFVGGKSGMGAVEDNQRLCEFIYCNLGFITKITPTLDTHTATQIFHPIFWINSAGEHPIPAATNITLQDVEQGIWQVNPAVAYSITRGNYELLEKQAYHYVKQLSQNGKYPLTVWPYHSMLGGIGHALVSAVEEAIFFHCIARQSQTQFEIKGENPLTENYSILRPEVLIGFDQNPLAQKNTHLIQQLLEFDAVIIGGQAKSHCVAWTVDDLLTEIQQVDATLSQKVYLLEDCTSPVVVPGIVDYTEQADAAFNKFAAAGMHIVKSTDSIQSFF; the protein is encoded by the coding sequence ATGAATACTCAAAGCACAACCCAACTGCCAATTCCCCCATACTATCAACCTGAAAAAGTGGGTGAAGTTTGGCGTGTACCCTATCAAGAACGCGCAGCACAGGCTGAAGCATGGGCAAAACAACATCATGTCCAGCCAGCAGCTTTAGATAAGCGTCGTATTTGTCTGCTATTAATTGATGTGCAAAATACTTTCTGCATCCCAGAATTTGAATTATTTGTAGGCGGAAAATCTGGTATGGGAGCAGTAGAAGATAATCAACGCTTATGTGAATTTATTTATTGCAATTTAGGATTCATTACTAAAATTACTCCTACCTTAGATACTCATACAGCTACCCAAATTTTTCACCCGATTTTCTGGATAAATTCGGCTGGAGAACACCCCATACCAGCAGCAACAAATATTACTCTCCAAGATGTAGAGCAAGGTATTTGGCAAGTTAACCCTGCAGTTGCTTACAGTATTACTAGAGGTAATTACGAATTATTAGAAAAGCAGGCTTATCACTATGTGAAACAGCTAAGTCAAAATGGGAAATATCCCCTCACCGTTTGGCCGTATCACTCAATGTTAGGCGGGATTGGTCATGCTTTAGTTTCTGCAGTAGAAGAAGCAATTTTCTTCCATTGCATTGCACGTCAGAGTCAAACGCAATTTGAAATTAAAGGCGAGAATCCCTTAACCGAAAATTATTCGATTTTACGTCCAGAAGTATTAATAGGGTTCGATCAAAATCCTCTGGCGCAAAAGAATACGCATTTAATTCAGCAACTTTTAGAATTTGATGCTGTAATTATTGGTGGTCAAGCTAAAAGCCACTGCGTCGCCTGGACAGTTGACGATTTATTAACAGAAATTCAACAGGTAGATGCTACCCTCAGTCAAAAAGTTTATCTCTTAGAAGATTGCACTTCTCCTGTTGTAGTTCCTGGCATTGTTGATTATACAGAACAAGCTGATGCTGCTTTTAATAAGTTTGCCGCAGCCGGAATGCATATTGTCAAATCTACCGACTCGATCCAATCCTTTTTTTAA
- a CDS encoding 2OG-Fe(II) oxygenase yields the protein MTTESDTLITQIQPVKAQNIDVLPSSYIQIEDFLTAEEHQLLLNYVLDRELQFVVTTTSTNEMNYRQSKVLYSFPEFSELITTRIKSLVPDVVNRLGLPSFPITYIESQLTAHNDGNYFKIHNDNGSPETSLREITYVYYFHQEPKQFSGGELLIYDSKIINNFYVNSESFTTIEPRNNSIVFFLSRYLHEVLPVNCHSQVFADSRFTINGWVNRAANSV from the coding sequence ATGACTACAGAATCAGATACTTTAATTACCCAAATACAGCCAGTTAAAGCTCAAAATATTGATGTTTTGCCCTCTAGCTATATTCAAATAGAAGACTTTCTTACAGCAGAAGAACATCAACTGTTACTCAACTATGTTCTTGACCGCGAATTACAGTTTGTTGTCACCACAACTTCAACTAATGAGATGAATTACCGTCAATCAAAAGTGCTTTACTCATTTCCTGAGTTTTCTGAGCTAATTACTACGCGAATAAAATCGCTTGTACCTGATGTAGTGAATAGATTAGGTTTACCATCATTTCCCATAACCTATATTGAAAGCCAACTCACTGCACATAATGATGGTAATTATTTCAAAATTCATAATGATAATGGTAGTCCAGAAACATCTCTCCGAGAAATCACTTATGTTTACTACTTTCATCAAGAACCAAAGCAATTTTCTGGTGGCGAGTTGCTGATATACGATAGCAAAATCATCAACAACTTTTATGTAAATTCCGAATCATTCACAACGATTGAGCCACGTAACAATAGTATTGTCTTCTTCCTCAGCCGCTATCTGCATGAAGTACTTCCTGTTAATTGCCATTCTCAAGTTTTTGCCGATAGCCGTTTTACAATTAATGGCTGGGTTAACCGTGCAGCTAATTCAGTGTAG
- the ispG gene encoding (E)-4-hydroxy-3-methylbut-2-enyl-diphosphate synthase, translating into MQTLPTVTTVNTTSSEPNFDTTIKRRKTRPVKVGDVIIGGGYPVVVQSMINEDTLDIDGSVAAIRRLHEIGCEIVRVTVPSMAHAKALAEIKQKLIKTYRDVPIVADVHHNGMKIALEVAKHIEKVRINPGLYVFEKPNTNRGEYTKTEFDEIGDKIRETLEPLVVSLRDQGKAMRIGVNHGSLAERMLFTYGDTPEGMVESALEFIRICESLNFHNLVISMKASRVPVMVAAYRLMAKRMDELGMDYPLHLGVTEAGDGEYGRIKSTAGIATLLADGIGDTIRASLTESPEKEIPVCYSILQALGLRKTMVEYVACPSCGRTLFNLEEVLHKVREATKHLTGLDIAVMGCIVNGPGEMADADYGYVGKTPGYISLYRGREEIKKVPEDKGVEELINLIKSDGRWVDP; encoded by the coding sequence ATGCAAACTCTGCCCACAGTTACAACTGTAAACACCACATCTAGCGAACCTAACTTTGATACCACAATTAAGCGACGTAAAACTCGTCCGGTAAAAGTGGGGGATGTCATCATTGGGGGTGGCTACCCTGTGGTAGTACAGTCGATGATCAACGAAGATACCTTAGATATCGATGGTTCAGTAGCAGCTATTCGTCGTTTGCACGAAATTGGTTGCGAAATTGTCCGCGTTACTGTGCCTAGTATGGCTCACGCCAAAGCTTTAGCGGAAATTAAGCAAAAACTTATTAAAACATACCGAGATGTACCTATAGTTGCTGATGTACATCACAACGGTATGAAAATCGCTTTGGAAGTTGCCAAGCACATCGAAAAAGTACGGATTAATCCCGGTTTATATGTGTTTGAAAAGCCAAATACTAATAGAGGCGAATACACCAAAACAGAGTTTGATGAAATTGGTGACAAAATCCGTGAAACCCTAGAACCTTTGGTGGTTTCTTTAAGAGATCAAGGGAAAGCTATGCGAATAGGGGTAAATCATGGTTCTCTCGCGGAGAGAATGCTATTTACCTATGGCGATACCCCAGAGGGGATGGTGGAATCAGCTTTAGAATTCATCCGTATTTGTGAATCTCTCAACTTCCACAATTTGGTAATTTCCATGAAGGCTTCGCGCGTACCAGTCATGGTAGCTGCCTATCGTCTCATGGCCAAGCGCATGGATGAGCTGGGTATGGATTATCCCTTGCATTTAGGTGTCACAGAAGCCGGGGATGGTGAATACGGACGAATCAAGTCTACAGCAGGTATTGCCACATTACTGGCTGATGGCATTGGCGACACAATTCGAGCCTCACTCACAGAATCACCAGAGAAGGAAATTCCGGTCTGCTATAGCATACTGCAAGCCTTAGGCCTGCGAAAAACTATGGTAGAGTACGTAGCTTGTCCTTCCTGCGGACGTACTTTATTTAACTTGGAAGAAGTCCTACACAAAGTTCGAGAAGCAACCAAACACTTAACCGGTTTAGACATTGCAGTGATGGGTTGTATTGTAAATGGCCCCGGTGAAATGGCAGACGCAGACTATGGCTATGTAGGCAAGACTCCTGGTTATATTTCTTTATATCGTGGCAGAGAAGAAATCAAAAAAGTCCCAGAAGATAAGGGAGTAGAGGAATTAATTAACCTCATCAAATCCGATGGGCGTTGGGTAGATCCTTAA
- a CDS encoding DUF760 domain-containing protein: MEFNPDFLNDNSEEHPNQLLNDYFEENPNQLLKYLQHQSPEVMARVAQSVSPEIKQIISQNVQGLVGMLPPENFNVQITTDRENLAGLLASAMMTGYFLRQMEQRMQLDHLSSQ; this comes from the coding sequence ATGGAGTTTAATCCTGACTTTTTGAATGACAACTCTGAGGAACACCCTAACCAGCTTCTAAACGACTATTTTGAGGAAAATCCCAATCAGTTGCTCAAATATCTACAGCATCAGTCGCCGGAAGTTATGGCCCGCGTTGCCCAGTCCGTTAGTCCTGAAATTAAACAAATAATTTCGCAGAATGTTCAAGGGCTAGTGGGAATGCTACCCCCGGAAAATTTTAACGTGCAAATCACAACAGATAGGGAAAACCTTGCAGGCCTTTTAGCGTCAGCAATGATGACTGGTTATTTCCTGCGTCAAATGGAACAGAGGATGCAGTTAGACCATTTGTCTAGTCAATAG
- a CDS encoding HhoA/HhoB/HtrA family serine endopeptidase: protein MKLSLKQLAVYISLLVIGGGAGLLGSGYLLPKRYSFQELKNVTAALPSESVNPPAYSGPIGNTGGDNVNFIATAVQKVGPAVVRINATRKVANPISDALKNPLLRRFFGEDEQPMPEERIERGTGSGFILTENGLLLTNAHVVADTDTVQVTLKDGRTFEGKVQGVDAVTDVAVVKIQAKKLPTVKLGNSQNLIPGQWAIAIGNPLGLDNTVTIGIISATDRTSAQVGVPEKRVSFIQTDAAINPGNSGGPLLNAQGEVIGVNTAIRADAQGLGFAIPIETAARIANELFTKGRVDHPFLGVEMTDLTPTKKEQINQENKLNIQQDAGVVIKSTLENSPAKRAGLLPGDVIQKINRKPVKTAAQVQRLVESSSVGDTLEIEVSREGKNHIFKVQPGAYPQKK, encoded by the coding sequence ATGAAGTTATCTTTAAAGCAACTGGCCGTCTACATATCTTTACTGGTAATTGGCGGTGGTGCAGGTTTGTTAGGTAGTGGTTATCTCCTACCAAAGCGTTATTCGTTTCAAGAACTAAAAAATGTTACCGCAGCTTTACCTTCAGAATCAGTAAACCCTCCTGCTTATAGCGGGCCAATTGGGAATACTGGTGGTGATAATGTGAATTTTATTGCTACGGCTGTACAAAAAGTTGGGCCGGCTGTAGTGCGAATTAATGCTACCCGCAAAGTGGCAAATCCCATTTCTGACGCTTTAAAAAATCCTTTGCTGCGCCGCTTTTTTGGTGAGGATGAGCAACCAATGCCAGAAGAAAGAATTGAGCGAGGTACGGGTTCAGGATTTATTTTGACAGAGAATGGTTTATTGCTGACTAATGCTCATGTAGTAGCAGATACCGATACTGTCCAAGTAACCCTCAAGGATGGGCGAACTTTTGAGGGCAAAGTGCAGGGCGTAGATGCAGTTACAGATGTAGCTGTAGTGAAAATCCAAGCAAAAAAATTACCTACAGTCAAGCTAGGTAATTCACAAAATTTGATACCAGGGCAGTGGGCGATCGCAATTGGTAATCCTTTAGGTTTAGATAATACTGTCACTATTGGCATTATCAGCGCTACCGATCGCACTAGCGCTCAAGTTGGCGTACCAGAAAAGCGCGTCAGCTTTATCCAAACTGATGCAGCAATTAATCCCGGTAATTCTGGCGGCCCTTTATTAAACGCCCAAGGTGAAGTTATTGGTGTGAATACAGCAATTCGTGCTGATGCTCAAGGTTTGGGTTTTGCGATCCCCATTGAAACAGCTGCCCGCATCGCTAACGAACTGTTTACCAAAGGGCGTGTAGATCATCCTTTTTTGGGAGTAGAAATGACAGATTTGACTCCCACCAAAAAAGAGCAGATTAATCAAGAAAATAAGCTGAATATTCAACAAGATGCTGGTGTGGTCATTAAAAGTACCCTGGAAAATTCACCAGCAAAACGCGCCGGACTGCTTCCTGGCGACGTGATTCAAAAAATCAATCGTAAACCAGTTAAGACAGCAGCCCAAGTTCAAAGACTAGTCGAGTCTAGTTCTGTAGGAGACACGCTAGAAATTGAAGTTAGCCGCGAAGGTAAAAATCACATCTTCAAAGTACAACCAGGGGCTTATCCGCAAAAGAAGTAG
- a CDS encoding LysM peptidoglycan-binding domain-containing M23 family metallopeptidase: MTRPYRLVFICSLVSTLGLGSILSSPSSTSAVESCPTPALSRFQRHTVARGETLESIAQLYKLAPATIAVMNPSVKNGAVTVGSELQIPPYNGIVVEVPQGQTWRQVAAKYKVRADAMFEINGCQKDPRVVFVPGVNGASNRVVAAPPQTNQPPTQLSGYPLSAATTVALPYGWQINPHSGEVFFHSGVDLVAAVGTPVEAIAPGVVAFAKEQGSYGKLVIINHSGGLQSRYAHLDTIKVTAGQQVKKGDVLGTVGTTGQPAAKQPHLHFEVRSSSSLGWTAQDPKAYLKK, from the coding sequence ATGACTCGTCCTTACCGTTTAGTGTTTATCTGTAGTTTAGTCAGCACTTTGGGGCTAGGATCTATACTCTCATCACCAAGCTCCACATCTGCTGTAGAGAGTTGTCCAACTCCAGCCTTGTCTCGTTTCCAGCGCCATACAGTTGCTCGTGGCGAAACCTTAGAGAGTATAGCGCAACTCTATAAACTAGCTCCAGCAACTATCGCCGTGATGAACCCATCTGTGAAAAACGGCGCAGTGACGGTTGGTAGTGAACTTCAGATTCCTCCCTACAATGGAATTGTAGTCGAAGTGCCTCAAGGTCAAACTTGGCGACAAGTAGCAGCAAAGTACAAAGTGCGTGCTGATGCTATGTTTGAAATCAATGGTTGTCAAAAAGACCCTAGAGTTGTATTTGTTCCTGGGGTGAATGGTGCATCAAATCGCGTTGTCGCTGCGCCTCCTCAGACTAATCAGCCGCCTACCCAACTAAGTGGGTATCCTTTATCAGCAGCCACTACTGTGGCGTTACCTTATGGCTGGCAAATTAATCCTCATTCCGGTGAAGTCTTTTTCCATAGTGGGGTAGACTTGGTAGCCGCCGTTGGTACACCCGTGGAAGCGATCGCACCCGGAGTTGTCGCCTTTGCTAAGGAACAAGGTAGCTATGGCAAGTTGGTCATTATTAATCACAGTGGTGGGTTGCAAAGCCGCTACGCCCATCTTGACACCATCAAGGTGACTGCTGGTCAGCAAGTGAAAAAAGGTGATGTCCTGGGAACTGTGGGAACGACTGGACAACCAGCAGCTAAACAACCCCACCTGCATTTTGAAGTACGTTCCAGCTCATCTCTTGGTTGGACAGCTCAAGATCCAAAAGCTTATTTAAAAAAATAG
- the hflX gene encoding GTPase HflX yields METIYGNLQGLKSSQLKQLQRLYHQRIPGDSISTSDFSQRLAAISTELNQPVCAYLNRRGQVIRVGVGTPRQTQIPPLELPRYGAERLSGIRCIATNLKPEPPNEAALTAMALQRLDVLVVLNITGAGFTRRGGGATGYVKEAYLAHLTPQDSRALITSPAVLKTGSNNIQSPTWTVSQPLSLDELAQQDFIDLVENLEAEFQREFVAQEVDVDHDRVLIVGVMTDEMTPLQFQDTLAELARLVDTAGGDVLQTVQQKRSRIHPQTVVGEGKVQEVALTAQTLGANLVVFDRDLSPAQVRNLEAQIGVRVVDRTEVILDIFAQRAQSGAGKLQVELAQLEYMLPRLTGRGQAMSRLGGGIGTRGPGETKLETERRAIQRRISRLQQEVNQLQAHRSRLRQRRQHREVPSVALVGYTNAGKSTLLNALTNAEVYTADQLFATLDPTTRRLVISDAETGATQEILLTDTVGFIHELPASLMDAFRATLEEVTEADALLHLVDLSHPAWLSHIRSVREILAQMPVTPGPALVAFNKIDQVSSETLALAREEFPLAVFISASQRLGLETLRHRLTQLIQYAVDSR; encoded by the coding sequence ATAGAGACTATCTACGGAAATCTCCAAGGTTTAAAGTCCAGCCAGCTAAAGCAACTACAGCGGCTGTATCACCAACGCATACCGGGCGATAGCATCAGTACGTCCGATTTCTCTCAGCGTCTGGCAGCAATTAGTACAGAACTCAATCAGCCTGTGTGTGCCTATCTCAACCGTCGCGGACAAGTGATACGTGTGGGGGTAGGCACACCGCGTCAAACGCAAATCCCACCGCTAGAATTGCCCCGTTATGGTGCAGAACGACTTAGCGGTATCCGTTGTATAGCTACTAATTTGAAGCCAGAACCGCCTAATGAAGCGGCACTGACAGCAATGGCTTTGCAACGGTTAGATGTCCTGGTAGTACTCAATATTACTGGGGCAGGATTTACACGTAGAGGTGGCGGTGCGACTGGGTACGTCAAAGAAGCTTATTTAGCTCACTTGACACCCCAAGATTCTCGTGCGCTCATTACTAGCCCTGCTGTGTTAAAGACTGGGTCTAACAATATCCAATCTCCAACCTGGACTGTGTCACAACCTCTGAGTTTGGATGAGTTAGCACAGCAAGACTTTATCGATTTAGTAGAAAATCTAGAAGCAGAATTTCAGCGCGAATTCGTTGCCCAAGAAGTAGATGTTGACCACGATCGCGTGCTAATTGTGGGAGTCATGACCGATGAAATGACTCCGCTACAATTCCAAGACACCTTGGCAGAATTGGCACGGTTAGTAGATACAGCCGGGGGCGATGTACTACAGACAGTACAACAAAAGCGATCGCGTATTCATCCTCAAACAGTAGTCGGTGAAGGTAAAGTTCAAGAAGTTGCCTTAACTGCCCAAACTTTAGGGGCAAATCTAGTTGTATTTGACCGCGACCTCTCACCAGCCCAAGTCCGTAACCTAGAAGCCCAAATTGGTGTCCGGGTAGTAGACCGCACCGAAGTAATTTTAGATATTTTTGCTCAACGCGCTCAGTCTGGTGCTGGTAAGTTACAAGTAGAACTGGCACAACTTGAGTATATGCTGCCGCGACTAACTGGTAGAGGTCAGGCGATGTCTCGGTTAGGCGGTGGTATTGGGACTAGGGGCCCTGGTGAAACCAAACTAGAAACTGAACGTCGTGCCATTCAAAGGCGCATTTCTCGGCTGCAACAAGAAGTTAACCAGTTGCAAGCACATCGTTCCCGCTTAAGGCAGCGCCGACAACATCGGGAAGTGCCTTCAGTGGCTTTAGTTGGGTACACAAACGCTGGCAAATCTACTTTGCTCAATGCCCTCACAAATGCCGAAGTTTACACAGCCGATCAATTATTTGCTACTCTTGACCCTACCACGCGCCGTCTGGTAATTTCTGATGCTGAGACAGGTGCAACCCAAGAGATTCTGCTGACAGATACAGTAGGGTTTATACATGAATTGCCTGCCTCCTTAATGGATGCCTTCCGCGCCACCTTAGAGGAAGTCACAGAGGCAGATGCTTTACTGCATTTGGTCGATTTGTCTCATCCAGCTTGGTTGAGCCATATTCGCTCAGTTAGAGAAATCCTCGCTCAAATGCCAGTGACTCCAGGCCCAGCATTAGTGGCTTTTAACAAAATCGATCAAGTCAGTAGCGAAACTCTCGCTTTAGCACGGGAAGAGTTTCCTCTAGCAGTATTTATTTCTGCTAGTCAGCGTTTGGGATTAGAAACCCTACGCCATCGATTAACGCAGCTAATTCAATACGCTGTTGACTCTCGGTAA
- a CDS encoding exosortase-dependent surface protein XDP2 encodes MKIHQISTLVCLSFGTLLAFSPSVKAATFQTNYTSSLSNTDASKGDIWLSSITQNGKEFNNFSLGTRADILENTPITDVKADSTSTPGSTNNNTGAASTDQGDLAYAPISVSGLKDPTGAEIATFLGNKNLNNIIDTEDGGVFKINLFFNSSIQEDSSGLDNLFFWERGMNSDLGIQGIDSSGNLIGNFLKLNHQDQADAGYKIKTTEIGDAQQVGSWGVKLQQLGVTSLSGIQLTAEASFNGPDFKLLARSSQISAEQVPEPSTTAALGFLAVIAVRTLRKKANFIV; translated from the coding sequence ATGAAAATTCACCAAATCTCTACTCTGGTTTGTCTCTCTTTTGGAACATTATTAGCTTTTTCTCCATCTGTTAAAGCTGCAACTTTTCAGACCAATTACACTTCATCGCTTTCAAATACAGATGCGTCTAAAGGAGATATTTGGCTCAGTTCTATTACTCAGAATGGAAAAGAATTTAATAATTTTTCCTTGGGTACTAGAGCTGATATCTTAGAAAACACACCAATTACAGATGTTAAAGCAGACAGTACTAGTACACCAGGGTCTACAAATAACAATACTGGTGCTGCCAGTACAGATCAAGGAGATCTAGCTTATGCACCTATCTCAGTTTCTGGCTTGAAAGACCCAACTGGGGCTGAAATTGCTACCTTTTTGGGTAATAAGAATTTAAACAATATTATTGATACTGAAGATGGAGGCGTTTTTAAAATCAACCTCTTTTTCAACAGTTCTATTCAGGAAGATAGTAGTGGATTAGATAACCTATTTTTCTGGGAAAGGGGGATGAACAGTGACTTGGGTATTCAGGGGATTGATAGCAGTGGCAACTTAATCGGTAATTTCTTAAAACTGAATCATCAAGACCAAGCAGACGCAGGCTATAAGATTAAGACTACTGAAATAGGTGACGCTCAACAAGTAGGTTCATGGGGTGTCAAACTGCAACAGTTAGGTGTTACTTCTCTAAGTGGTATTCAACTGACAGCAGAAGCCAGTTTTAACGGCCCCGATTTTAAATTATTGGCCAGAAGCAGCCAGATATCAGCAGAACAAGTGCCTGAACCCAGTACAACAGCAGCTCTTGGTTTCTTGGCAGTGATTGCAGTACGAACA
- the ispD gene encoding 2-C-methyl-D-erythritol 4-phosphate cytidylyltransferase, with translation MYLLIPAAGLGKRMGSDRNKLLLTVRSQPIIAWTLKAAEAASSISWIGIISQPTDWDDLKAILADLKLNKPVELIAGGSTRQESVYNGLQALPEAAEQVLIHDGARCLATPDLLNACAEAIRHCPGLIAAIPVKDTIKVVGENGIIQSTPDRSQLWAAQTPQGFDVKLLKQCHAEGVRQGWEVTDDAALFEKCGIEVRIVQGEETNLKVTTPQDLAIAEFILKGRE, from the coding sequence GTGTATTTACTAATTCCCGCAGCAGGTTTAGGAAAAAGAATGGGGAGTGACCGCAATAAACTCCTCTTGACAGTGCGATCGCAACCCATTATTGCTTGGACTCTCAAAGCTGCAGAGGCAGCTAGTAGCATCAGTTGGATTGGAATTATTTCCCAACCCACTGACTGGGATGACTTAAAAGCTATCCTCGCTGATTTAAAGCTCAATAAACCAGTGGAATTAATTGCTGGTGGCTCAACCAGGCAGGAATCTGTTTACAATGGCTTACAGGCGCTTCCAGAAGCTGCAGAGCAAGTTTTAATTCACGATGGGGCGAGATGTTTAGCCACCCCAGATTTACTCAACGCCTGTGCGGAAGCTATTCGTCACTGTCCTGGGTTAATTGCCGCAATACCAGTCAAAGACACGATTAAAGTCGTCGGCGAGAATGGCATTATCCAAAGTACACCTGACCGAAGTCAATTGTGGGCAGCACAAACACCTCAAGGCTTTGATGTCAAGCTGTTGAAACAGTGCCACGCCGAAGGTGTACGCCAAGGTTGGGAAGTCACAGACGATGCTGCTTTGTTTGAAAAATGTGGCATTGAAGTCCGAATTGTTCAGGGTGAAGAGACAAATCTCAAAGTCACCACTCCCCAAGATTTGGCGATCGCAGAATTTATTCTTAAAGGTAGGGAATAG
- the scpB gene encoding SMC-Scp complex subunit ScpB, with protein sequence MNTATATKIEAILYLKGKPLSLGEIAEYAACDRATVEEGMMELIDDYARRDSALEVVETPNGYSLQLRSDFHDLVQTLIPVELGLGALRTLAAIALNSPILQSDLINLRGSGVYQHVPELVELGFVRKRRDSDSRSYSLQVTPKFHQYFQIEQLPQILAQNQQEQQLELDLELKAEAVAE encoded by the coding sequence ATGAATACAGCCACAGCGACGAAGATAGAAGCAATTCTCTATTTGAAGGGTAAGCCCTTGTCGCTCGGTGAAATCGCCGAGTATGCCGCGTGCGATCGCGCTACGGTTGAAGAAGGCATGATGGAACTCATTGACGATTATGCCCGTCGAGACAGCGCCCTAGAAGTCGTAGAGACACCCAATGGATATAGTTTGCAACTGCGGTCTGATTTTCATGACTTAGTGCAAACGCTAATTCCCGTTGAATTAGGTTTAGGTGCACTACGCACTTTAGCTGCGATCGCCCTCAATAGCCCCATACTCCAAAGCGACTTAATTAACTTACGGGGTTCGGGAGTATATCAACATGTCCCGGAACTTGTGGAACTTGGTTTTGTTCGCAAGCGCCGAGATAGCGATTCTCGCTCGTATTCGTTACAAGTAACACCTAAATTTCATCAGTATTTTCAAATTGAGCAACTTCCACAAATACTTGCCCAAAATCAACAAGAACAACAACTAGAGTTAGATCTAGAACTGAAAGCAGAAGCAGTAGCAGAATAG
- the ctpC gene encoding carboxyl-terminal processing protease CtpC, translating to MVITKSKLVLGATAVTLSTIAVTSLGIHSRGQALNNSPKELIDEVWQVVQRQYVDGTFNQVDWQAVRKEYLSKSYSSKKEAYKSIREMLKKLDDPYTRFMDPDEFKNMQVDTSGELTGIGITISQDEKTKQLVVIAPIEDTPAFKAGILSKDEILKIDGKSTQGMDTNQAVSLIRGAAGTKVKLTIRRSGQTKDFEITRARIEIHPVKYSQKTSPAGNLGYIRLNQFSANAGKEMQQAIKDLETKKVVGYVLDLRGNPGGLLFSSVEIARMWLDKGTIVSTIDRQGEQEREVANGRALTDKPMVVLVDKGSASASEILSGALQDNKRATLVGTQTFGKGLVQSVRPLEDGSGLAVTIAKYHTPSGKDINKHGIDPDVKVELTDAQRQDLWLRERDKLATLEDLQYAKAVEVLNKQIAAKGTTTTSADKN from the coding sequence ATGGTGATTACAAAAAGTAAGCTGGTTTTGGGTGCTACGGCAGTGACGCTCTCAACTATTGCTGTTACAAGTCTTGGGATTCACTCACGAGGTCAGGCTTTAAATAACAGTCCCAAGGAATTGATAGACGAAGTTTGGCAAGTTGTTCAGCGCCAATACGTAGACGGTACTTTTAATCAGGTAGATTGGCAGGCTGTAAGGAAAGAATATTTAAGTAAGTCTTACAGTAGTAAAAAAGAAGCCTATAAGTCCATCCGGGAAATGCTCAAAAAGCTAGATGATCCCTACACCCGGTTTATGGATCCAGATGAATTTAAAAATATGCAAGTCGATACCTCTGGGGAACTTACAGGTATTGGTATCACAATTAGTCAAGACGAAAAAACTAAACAGTTAGTCGTGATTGCGCCTATAGAAGATACCCCAGCTTTTAAAGCCGGGATTTTATCTAAAGATGAGATTCTCAAAATTGATGGTAAAAGTACTCAAGGAATGGATACTAACCAAGCTGTATCTCTAATTCGAGGTGCGGCTGGGACAAAAGTAAAATTAACTATTAGGCGTAGCGGTCAAACTAAAGATTTTGAAATTACACGGGCAAGAATAGAAATTCATCCCGTTAAATATTCGCAAAAAACTAGCCCTGCAGGTAACCTTGGTTACATTCGCCTGAACCAGTTCAGTGCTAATGCTGGCAAGGAAATGCAACAAGCCATCAAGGATTTAGAAACCAAAAAAGTTGTTGGTTACGTATTAGATTTACGCGGCAATCCAGGTGGTTTACTGTTCTCCAGTGTCGAAATTGCCCGGATGTGGCTGGATAAAGGAACAATTGTTTCTACTATCGACCGCCAAGGTGAACAAGAACGAGAAGTAGCCAATGGGCGTGCTTTAACAGATAAACCGATGGTGGTTTTAGTCGATAAAGGTTCCGCCAGTGCTAGTGAAATTCTCTCAGGTGCCTTACAAGACAACAAGCGCGCTACTTTGGTAGGCACGCAGACCTTTGGCAAGGGTTTAGTACAATCAGTACGCCCCCTAGAAGATGGCTCGGGATTAGCGGTAACAATTGCTAAGTACCATACCCCCAGTGGTAAAGATATTAACAAACACGGCATTGATCCCGATGTCAAAGTCGAATTGACCGATGCTCAAAGACAAGATTTGTGGCTCCGCGAACGTGACAAACTCGCAACCTTAGAAGACTTGCAATATGCCAAAGCTGTAGAAGTGTTAAACAAACAAATTGCGGCTAAAGGTACCACAACCACAAGTGCTGATAAAAATTAA